The Parcubacteria group bacterium genome contains the following window.
AACATTTGCCTGCCCTGCCAGCACAACATTCAATTTTTTGTTTTTCACATTTATTTGACCCATACTTTTGAAGCGATTTCCCTACCCAAAACTAGCTTGCAACCTCTGACTTCAATTTCTATCGGACCGAAGAATAATGTTTTTTTCAAAACTTTTACAAGCGTATTCGGAGTCAGTCCCAAGTCAGCCAGTCTTTTTGCAGCCTCTTTGCCAGCATCAATAAGAGCAATTTCCGCACTTTGGTTCATTTTTAAATTCGTCAAATTGATTGATTTTTTTTCATTCATAAATTTAGAAGTTTTGCATTTCAATTCTATCACAAAAACAGAGTTTTGACTCTGCTTTTGCAATGGTTAAATTTCTAAAAATTATTGCGCCGTCCAACCTCCGTCAACATAAAGAATTGAGCCAGTCACATATTTCGATTCATCAGAAGCTAAATATACGGCTGCGTAAGCGATATCATTCGGTTCACCCATATGTCCCAAAGGCGTAGCCGAACAAATTACTTTATTGGCTTCTTTATTATCCTGCATTCCTTTGGTCATTTGCGTTTTAATGAACCCTGGAGCAATTGCATTCACTCTGATTCCATCAGACGCCATTTCTAAGGCGGATGTGCGAGTTAATTGATTAACTCCGCCTTTGGAAGCACAATACGCTCCGGCGGTTTTGAAACCGACCTGCCCCAGAATTGAAGTCATATTAACAATGGAACCTTTAATGCCTTTTTCTT
Protein-coding sequences here:
- a CDS encoding FeoA family protein; translated protein: MNEKKSINLTNLKMNQSAEIALIDAGKEAAKRLADLGLTPNTLVKVLKKTLFFGPIEIEVRGCKLVLGREIASKVWVK
- a CDS encoding SDR family NAD(P)-dependent oxidoreductase, whose protein sequence is MRLKNKVAIVTGASSGLGKAIAQMYLKEGAKVVFSDVNPYSDELAENAIFVKADTSKKEEVKDLIDAAVEKFGKLDIMVNNAGIGLVGEIVTMSDEVWEKVIAINLSGVFYSIREASSYMKEKGIKGSIVNMTSILGQVGFKTAGAYCASKGGVNQLTRTSALEMASDGIRVNAIAPGFIKTQMTKGMQDNKEANKVICSATPLGHMGEPNDIAYAAVYLASDESKYVTGSILYVDGGWTAQ